The Pseudanabaena galeata CCNP1313 genome segment ATGACCTTCACAGCAGTCCTAGAGAACATCGCCCGATCGCTAATCGCCACAAAAATAGGCGAGAAACTCAAAACAGCCAAAAGCATATCCCTATCAGGACTATCCTGCTTAGGCAAAGGACTAATTAGCACCCACCTATGTCAACAACAAACCAAACCATTACTCATTGTCACCGCCACCGTCGAAGAAGCCACCCGATGGGCTTTACAACTCCAGTCAATGTCATGGCGCGTCTATCTATACCCTCCCCTTGATACATTTCCCTACGAACCAGCCCAAATCGATTTAGAAACCGCTTGGACAAGGATTGAGATATTAGCGGAATTGCTTGCTAAACCACAGCATAACTTAGCGATCGCTACCACCATTAACGCGCTACAGCCCCATCTACCATCCACTCAAGTCTTCCAAAAACATAGTCTCTATCTCAATATCGGCGATTCGCAATCGGTTAAATTACTAGCTTCTGCTTTGGCAAGATTAGGATATGAAGAAGTCAAAGAAGTAAAAGAATCAAAACAATGGAGCCGCAAAGGATTCAGTTTTGAAGTGTTTCCAGTTAATCGAAATCAACCCGTGCGCCTAAGCTGTAATCGCGGTACTGTCGAGAAAATCAGAGAATTTGACCCCACTAATCCCAAAAGCTTTACTGACCTATCTAGCATTGCGATCGCCCCTGTCGATTTGCATGAGTTTGTTGCTCATAAAGCTACATTGCTAAATTATTTACCAAAAAACTTCGTTATCGCTCTTGATGAACCCGAACAATGCCAGAGCTATGGCGATCGCTGGTACGAGGCGGCGGATGAACTTTATAAAAATCAAGATCCTCAATTAGCTACATCCAAACTGCATTGGGACTTTGCTAAGTGCATGACTGAGGCGAAGAAGTTTCAGATGCTTCAGCTTACCGAGCGATCGCTTAAACCCAAAGCCAATATTTTTGACTTTGCCAGTTCTTCTATTCCCATAATTCCCCATCAGTTTGACCAGATTGCAGCGCTCATTCGCGAATATCTCAAATCGGAATATCAAGTCACCCTGATTTCGGCGCAACCTTTGCGCGTAGCAACTTTACTCAAGGAGTATGACTGCATTGCTAACTTTGTCAGTGATTCTGATGATTTGCAGTCAATTGCACGGATTCAGAAAGCTGGTAAACCCGTCATTTTGAAATATTCGGGACTGATGGAGATGCAAGGCTTTGTTTTGCCTAGTTGTAATCTAGCTCTCTTGACCGATCGCGAGTTATTTGGACAGCAATTACTAGCCTCACCAACCTTTGTCCACCCCTCACGCATGAATGCGGCTAAGTCGGTTAATCCTGACGAGCTAAATGTGGGCGATTATGTCGTGCATCGTAAATATGGGATTGGCAAGTTTACGCGCTTTGAAACCATTGAAGTGAAGGGAGAAAAGCAACCGCATTACATCATTGAGTTTGCTGATGGTAAGACTGCGGTAGCGATCGCGCAGGAAAATGAGAAGATCCTCTCCCGCTATCGCAGTGCTTCTAATAAGCCGCCCAAGTTAAATAGCATCGCCAATACTAAGGCGTGGGATAACGCGCTAAGCAAATGCCAAAAGGAGATTTACAAGTTAGCAAGGGATTTACTGCAACTCTATGTCCGCCGCGCCAATTTAGTCGGCTATGCTTTTTCACCTGATACTGATTGGCAACAGGAGATGGAGGATTCTTTTCCCTATCAACTGACACCAGATCAGGTCAAAGCTGTTCAAGATGTAAAGCAAGACATGGAAAGCGATCGCCCAATGGATCGGCTGGTTTGCGGTGATGTCGGCTTTGGCAAAACAGAGGTGGCGGTAAGAGCAATTTTCAAAGCGGTTTGTGCGGGTAAACAAGTGGCTCTGTTAGCTCCGACCACGATTCTGGCGCAACAGCATTTTCATACGCTCCAAACTCGGTTTGCGGCTTATCCTTTCACTGTGGATATCGTAAATCGGTTTCGCCCTGCGAAGGAGCGCAAGCAGGTTTTACAAATGGTTGCGGATGGTCAGGTACAAGTCATTGTCGGTACGCATCAGCTTTTGTCGAAGGATGTTGAGTTTCACGATTTGGGTTTACTGGTGATTGATGAGGAGCAACGCTTTGGGACTTTGCAGAAGGAGAAAATCAAGGCGATGAAGGGGGATGTAGATTTATTAACTTTGAGTGCTACGCCGATTCCGCGTACTCTCTATGCAGCGCTTTCTGGGGTGCGGGAGATGAGTGTGATTGCCACTCCTCCTCCCTCAAGGCGATCAATTCAAACCCATCTGTCTGCCTATGATGCGTCACTTGTGAAAACGGCAATTCGCCATGAGTTAGACCGTGGTGGTCAGGTGTTTTATGTCGTGCCGCGCATTGAGGGGATTGAGGCGATCGCTGATTCTTTGCAGGTGATGTTACCGAAGGTGAGATTGGCGATCGCGCATGGACAGATGCAGGAGTCAGAGTTAGAGGCGGCGATGGTTGCTTTTAATAACAATGAGGCGGATATTCTCCTCTGTACCACGATTATTGAGTCGGGTTTAGATATTCCGCGTGTAAATACGATTGTGATTGAGGATGCTCATAAGTTGGGTTTGGCGCAACTTTATCAATTGCGTGGTCGCGTTGGTCGGGCAGGGATTCAGGCTCATGCCTATTTGCTGTATCCGCCTAACCTTGAGTTGACGGATTCAGCGAAGAGGAGATTGGATGCGATTCAGGAGTTTAGTCAGCTTGGTTCGGGTTATCAACTGGCGATGCGCGATATGGAGATTCGTGGGTTGGGGGATCTCTTGGGTGAGGAGCAGTCGGGTCAGGCGGATGTGATTGGCTTTGCGCTATATATGGATTTGCTTCAGGAATATATTAATGAGTTACGGGGGAAGATTTTGCCTGAAGTTGCGGATACGGAGCTTCAGTTGCCGCGTTTGGTTGCTTTTATTCCTGATAGTTACATAGAAGATAATGAGACGAAGATTAATGCTTATTTGACTTTGGCGAAGGTGAAGTCGAAGGAGGAGATTCTCAAGTTGGCTGCGGTTTGGGAGGGACTGTATGGGGCTTTGCCTGAAGAAACGCAGGTATTGCTTAGGGTGATGGAATTGAAGCTAGTGGCGCGTCAGGTTGGGGTGTTTCGCATTTATGCGTCAGAGGATGGGCGCGATTTGTTTCTGGAATCAAAGCTGACGGATTCGCTTTGGGAGTTACTTCATGCGAAGATCCCGATTGAGTTCTATTATCGTTTCTCTTTCGAGAAGGGTAAAATTAAGATCACGAGTTTGGCTCTTCTGCCTGGGGATAAGCAGGTGCATTTCTTGATTGAGTGGTTGGGCTGTTTTTTGAATTGAGTAGCGGCACTGATTACCGTTACTCACATCTTGGATTATTTAGAGAATACACTCTCTTCTAACGGTTTGCTGTAGCATTGGCTTGTGGCGGATCAATTCGATTGACCCAAAGCGCAGTTGGAATCATCGGTAGCATTGGCAGCAAACAAATCAACCATTGCTGTACAGTTAGGGGAGCCGTTGCAAATAGATTATTCATCACGCTCCATTGACTAAAAAGAACTTGAAGAAACATCGCGATCGCAATGCCGAGTATTAGGATTGGTGCTTTGGCGATCGCGGTAGTGCGACCAAGAAGATACTGGACAATATTTGTACCCAGTTGGCTAATGCTCATCAAATAGATAATTCGCGCCGCGACCAAGGCTTGAATTGCCATAGTTCTGGATACAGCCAAATCTCCCGTTGTGGACTTTGCCCATTCAAAAATCCCAAAGATCAAAATCCAATTGAAAATGGATACCACCAGAATGCGTCGTAACAATTTTGGAGTTAGTAAAGGTTCTTGAGGATCTTTGGGCAGCTGTTGCATCGTACCGCGAGATTTGGGTTCAAAGGCTAGGGGAACGGTCATCGTGATCGAATTGATCATGTTCAGCCAGAGAACTTGCAAGGATAAAATCGGCAGATCTCGCGACAACAAAGCACTAATTAAAATCGTCATCGATTCGCCGCCATTGACAGGCAATAGGAACGCGATCGCCTTTTGCAAATTTTGAAAAACAGTACGCCCTTCTTCCACAGCAGCTTCGATTGAAGCAAAATTATCATCGGTCAACAGCATATCCGCCGCTTCCCTTGCAACTTCCGTACCACCCTTACCCATTGCAATCCCGATATCCGCTTGTTTGAGTGCAGGCGCATCATTCACGCCATCGCCTGTCATCGCCACGATGTTGCCCTGAGCTTGCAGGGCTTCCACTAATTGCAGTTTTTGGGCAGGAGCAACCCTCGCAAAGACCGAACCCTCGGTCACGGCTTGCTCTATTTCCTGCTCATTCATTTGGGCTAATTGTTGCCCTCCAAAGGCAATCACCCCAGAGGCAGTTTGAATACCCATCCGTTGCGCGATCGCCCTTGCTGTCGCAATGTGATCACCCGTAATCATCTTGACGTGAATACCTGCGGACTGACAGGCATGAACCGCCGCGATCGCCTCGGGACGAGGCGGATCAATCATGCCCTGTAAGCCGAGAAAGACTAAATCAGTGGCAATATC includes the following:
- the mfd gene encoding transcription-repair coupling factor, which encodes MTFTAVLENIARSLIATKIGEKLKTAKSISLSGLSCLGKGLISTHLCQQQTKPLLIVTATVEEATRWALQLQSMSWRVYLYPPLDTFPYEPAQIDLETAWTRIEILAELLAKPQHNLAIATTINALQPHLPSTQVFQKHSLYLNIGDSQSVKLLASALARLGYEEVKEVKESKQWSRKGFSFEVFPVNRNQPVRLSCNRGTVEKIREFDPTNPKSFTDLSSIAIAPVDLHEFVAHKATLLNYLPKNFVIALDEPEQCQSYGDRWYEAADELYKNQDPQLATSKLHWDFAKCMTEAKKFQMLQLTERSLKPKANIFDFASSSIPIIPHQFDQIAALIREYLKSEYQVTLISAQPLRVATLLKEYDCIANFVSDSDDLQSIARIQKAGKPVILKYSGLMEMQGFVLPSCNLALLTDRELFGQQLLASPTFVHPSRMNAAKSVNPDELNVGDYVVHRKYGIGKFTRFETIEVKGEKQPHYIIEFADGKTAVAIAQENEKILSRYRSASNKPPKLNSIANTKAWDNALSKCQKEIYKLARDLLQLYVRRANLVGYAFSPDTDWQQEMEDSFPYQLTPDQVKAVQDVKQDMESDRPMDRLVCGDVGFGKTEVAVRAIFKAVCAGKQVALLAPTTILAQQHFHTLQTRFAAYPFTVDIVNRFRPAKERKQVLQMVADGQVQVIVGTHQLLSKDVEFHDLGLLVIDEEQRFGTLQKEKIKAMKGDVDLLTLSATPIPRTLYAALSGVREMSVIATPPPSRRSIQTHLSAYDASLVKTAIRHELDRGGQVFYVVPRIEGIEAIADSLQVMLPKVRLAIAHGQMQESELEAAMVAFNNNEADILLCTTIIESGLDIPRVNTIVIEDAHKLGLAQLYQLRGRVGRAGIQAHAYLLYPPNLELTDSAKRRLDAIQEFSQLGSGYQLAMRDMEIRGLGDLLGEEQSGQADVIGFALYMDLLQEYINELRGKILPEVADTELQLPRLVAFIPDSYIEDNETKINAYLTLAKVKSKEEILKLAAVWEGLYGALPEETQVLLRVMELKLVARQVGVFRIYASEDGRDLFLESKLTDSLWELLHAKIPIEFYYRFSFEKGKIKITSLALLPGDKQVHFLIEWLGCFLN